In Trifolium pratense cultivar HEN17-A07 linkage group LG7, ARS_RC_1.1, whole genome shotgun sequence, a genomic segment contains:
- the LOC123899787 gene encoding protein TOO MANY MOUTHS produces MTSTNWPLPLHLHQKLLLVLVCFTMLLFLSDLVMSFTVEVSDSNTSTVPSSSTPLIDGISTKQDNARTDTREQQAIYDIMKATGNDWAIDIPDVCRGRWHGIECMPDKDNVYHIVSLSFGALSDDTAFPTCDPTSSTISPSIINLPHLKTLFFYRCFSYNPHPIPSFLGQLGPSLQTLVLRENGHVGPIPNELGNLTRLKVLDLHKNNLNGSIPVSLNRITGLRSLDLSVNRLTGSIPGLTFPNLNVLDLNQNRLTGTIPSTLWDCHSLIKLDFSRNRLSGPIPDKLTGLNDLMLMDLSFNRIQGPFPKSLKSLSSLQALILKGNPMGSTIVPDDGFDGMKGLMILVMSNTNLHGSIPESLGKLTNLRVLHLDGNHFNGSIPKSFRNLRSLSELRLNDNGLIGPVPFEREMVWRMKRKLKLSNNLGLCYDASSGLGDSVDFDFGIGLCESSSPGSGRTVQHVSDREKPGPKTTLMDDVSISSDASFTRSMRLATFVLFTLIFL; encoded by the coding sequence ATGACTAGTACCAATTGGCCCCTTCCTCTACATCTACATCAAAaactactactagtactagtatgTTTCACTATGTTGTTATTTTTGTCGGATTTAGTAATGTCTTTCACGGTTGAGGTTTCTGATTCCAATACCTCCACCGTTCCTTCTAGTTCCACACCACTAATAGATGGCATTTCCACCAAGCAAGATAATGCTAGAACTGATACTCGCGAACAACAAGCGATTTATGATATCATGAAAGCGACGGGCAATGATTGGGCCATTGACATCCCTGATGTTTGTCGCGGTCGATGGCATGGCATTGAGTGCATGCCAGACAAGGACAATGTTTACCACATTGTCTCCCTCTCCTTTGGTGCTCTCTCTGATGATACCGCATTTCCCACATGTGATCCCACAAGTTCCACTATTTCACCCTCCATCATAAACCTTCCTCATCTTAAAACCCTCTTCTTTTATCGTTGTTTTAGTTACAATCCTCACCCTATACCATCTTTTTTGGGCCAATTGGGCCCTTCATTGCAAACTCTCGTTCTCAGAGAAAATGGCCATGTAGGTCCAATTCCTAATGAATTGGGTAATCTCACCCGTCTTAAAGTACTTGATCttcataaaaataatctcaACGGTTCAATACCAGTTTCATTGAACCGCATAACCGGTCTAAGGTCGTTGGATTTGAGTGTTAATAGGTTAACCGGTTCCATACCTGGTTTGACTTTTCCAAACTTAAATGTATTGGACCTGAACCAAAATCGTCTAACGGGCACAATCCCCTCTACTCTTTGGGATTGTCACTCTTTGATTAAACTAGACTTCAGTCGCAATAGGCTTTCGGGCCCAATTCCAGATAAACTAACAGGCCTAAATGACCTTATGCTAATGGATTTAAGCTTCAACCGTATACAAGGCCCATTTCCAAAGTCACTAAAAAGTTTGAGTTCCCTTCAGGCCCTGATTCTTAAAGGAAACCCAATGGGCTCAACAATAGTACCCGACGATGGGTTTGATGGCATGAAGGGTTTAATGATCTTAGTTATGTCAAATACGAATTTACACGGCTCAATTCCAGAATCGTTGGGAAAATTAACGAACCTCCGTGTGCTTCATCTTGATGGGAACCACTTCAACGGGTCGATCCCGAAAAGCTTTCGGAATTTGAGAAGCCTTAGTGAACTAAGGCTCAATGACAATGGCCTAATTGGGCCAGTCCCATTTGAAAGAGAAATGGTTTGGAGAATGAAAAGGAAACTAAAACTTTCTAACAATTTAGGGCTTTGTTATGATGCAAGTAGTGGTCTTGGAGATAGTGTGGACTTTGATTTTGGCATTGGTTTGTGTGAGAGTTCAAGTCCAGGTTCAGGTAGAACAGTGCAACATGTTTCAGATAGAGAAAAGCCCGGCCCAAAGACGACATTAATGGATGATGTTTCAATCTCATCGGATGCCTCATTTACAAGGTCAATGAGATTGGCTACTTTTGTACTCTTTACATTAATTTTCTTGTAA